One Spinacia oleracea cultivar Varoflay chromosome 4, BTI_SOV_V1, whole genome shotgun sequence DNA segment encodes these proteins:
- the LOC110788430 gene encoding protein FAR1-RELATED SEQUENCE 5-like: protein MVSIDLNVEPDVGEGTIVNSTTPTTPCPGMCFESGSEFFEFCNRYAYMTGFELFVICSKIKKEYKDKGVSRVGIGELEARPHTMEMIRLKCKKGGVKSSVGSNVSGCNVFFYGKEKNGEFVVISCDLVHNHPLLPENSRMMVNYRSIGSATFDRVMINERAGVSISRNFGTQLIEKGGFDNMTFNKIDLRNAIAVERRKTMFEKGDAVALEEYFKAQRDLNGDFYSSIERDEEGILKNAFWSDARSRGSCKYFGDVISFDTTFSSNRYRMPFAPFVGVNHHGRSIVFAAALISHEDTPSFVWVFEEWLKCMGKPPKGIITDQDKAIGRAISIVFPGVPHRLCLWHMLQNASRNLGKLDEWKSIDTLIRTAVHDMLDPEEFDEAWCLVMDKYNQRQGWMLDAYDKRRQWAPAYNRGKFWAGMSSTQRSEGMNRTFKIHVNLDCGLTQFIKNSFCMKIKAEEESKDNHNSIDKPPKLDVDKSVLAEYVLHTVYTNEMFAAVVNERKGLTHTNVTKTNAIGSLVLYRADEKLTSPHWRKRFKSYVVKVDKVKGEVSCSCQLFEFRGILCRHILKAMDVEDFQFIPEKYILDRWMKQVRSYESVRVSYYDPEETATLAKAKELSQRHNYLKELAMRNEAAYKLYTEGTDSLRLKMEDAVGIRKTGEGGDQSICWWDPEARNVFGRRRLRPRECNERALKRASQPAEDGAIKTPIDKRHVGRSKKGPYSIYDKSKKNQACNPAEIAANEELIRSTYGHIPSYRARQEHANNVQDARLHSSSIGPVLEDIPESSQINLSEDISQTFDYDTFEWNTRLGGRLTM from the exons ATGGTTAGTATAGACCTTAATGTTGAACCTGACGTCGGAGAAGGAACTATTGTGAATTCAACTACGCCAACCACCCCTTGTCCAGGAATGTGTTTTGAGTCCGGTAGTGAGTTTTTTGAATTTTGCAATCGTTATGCGTACATGACTGGTTTTGAGTTGTTTGTAATATGTAGTAAGATTAAGAAGGAGTACAAGGATAAGGGTGTTAGTAGAGTTGGTATTGGTGAGCTTGAGGCTAGGCCTCATACGATGGAGATGATCAGATTAAAGTGTAAGAAAGGTGGCGTGAAATCTAGTGTCGGGTCTAATGTTAGTGGTTGCAACGTTTTTTTTTATGGTAAAGAGAAAAACGGAGAGTTTGTAGTTATTAGTTGTGATTTGGTGCATAATCATCCTCTATTGCCCGAAAATAGTAGGATGATGGTTAACTATAGAAGCATCGGTAGTGCTACCTTTGATAGGGTAATGATAAATGAACGTGCCGGTGTTAGCATTAGTAGAAACTTTGGCACGCAATTGATTGAAAAGGGTGGTTTTGATAATATGACGTTCAACAAAATAGATTTGAGGAACGCCATAGCTGTTGAACGTCGTAAAACCATGTTTGAGAAAGGGGATGCTGTTGCACTTGAAGAGTATTTTAAAGCACAACGAGATCTGAATGGCGATTTTTATAGTTCTATAGAACGAGATGAAGAGGGTATTTTAAAGAACGCATTCTGGTCCGACGCGCGTAGTAGAGGAAGTTGCAAATATTTCGGGGATGTGATCAGTTTCGACACCACCTTTTCTAGCAACAG GTATCGTATGCCATTTGCCCCGTTTGTTGGCGTCAACCACCATGGGAGGTCAATTGTTTTTGCTGCCGCTTTAATCTCACACGAAGACACTCCGAGTTTTGTTTGGGTCTTTGAGGAATGGCTTAAGTGCATGGGAAAGCCTCCTAAGGGAATTATAACTGATCAAGACAAGGCAATAGGTAGAGCGATAAGCATAGTTTTCCCTGGGGTTCCTCATAGGCTTTGTTTGTGGCACATGCTACAAAATGCCTCTCGCAATCTCGGCAAGCTCGATGAATGGAAAAGCATCGACACGCTAATTAGAACCGCCGTTCATGACATGCTCGATCCCGAGGAGTTTGATGAGGCTTGGTGTCTTGTGATGGACAAATATAATCAACGTCAGGGTTGGATGCTGGATGCGTATGATAAACGTCGGCAATGGGCACCAGCTTACAATAGAGGTAAATTTTGGGCTGGAATGTCCTCTACGCAACGGAGTGAAGGTATGAATCGCACATTCAAAATTCATGTAAACTTAGATTGTGGATTAACGCAGTTTATTAAAAACTCGTTCTGTATGAAGATAAAGGCAGAGGAAGAGTCGAAGGATAATCATAATAGTATAGATAAGCCTCCTAAACTTGATGTGGACAAGAGTGTGTTAGCTGAGTATGTGTTGCATACTGTATACACCAATGAGATGTTTGCTGCGGTTGTGAATGAGCGTAAAGGTTTAACCCATACGAACGTAACCAAAACCAATGCCATAGGGTCACTTGTATTGTATAGAGCAGATGAGAAACTGACCTCCCCTCATTGGAGGAAAAGGTTCAAAAGTTACGTTGTTAAAGTAGATAAGGTTAAGGGGGAAGTCAGTTGCTCATGTCAGTTGTTTGAatttaggggtattttatgtaggcacatactcaaagcaaTGGATGTGGAGGATTTCCAATTTATACCGGAGAAATATATACTAGATAGATGGATGAAGCAAGTTAGGTCGTATGAGAGTGTTAGGGTTTCATACTATGATCCTGAAGAAACCGCAACGTTAGCCAAAGCTAAAGAGCTTTCCCAAAGGCATAATTATTTGAAAGAATTAGCCATGCGCAATGAAGCTGCCTACAAGTTATATACGGAAGGCACTGATAGTCTTAGGCTGAAAATGGAGGATGCAGTCGGTATAAGAAAGACTGGTGAAGGAGGTGATCAGTCTATTTGTTGGTGGGATCCCGAAGCACGTAACGTATTTGGTCGTCGTAGGCTACGACCGAGGGAGTGTAATGAACGTGCCCTAAAGAGGGCATCTCAACCTGCTGAGGATGGTGCCATTAAAACCCCCATTGATAAGAGGCATGTTGGGCGGTCTAAGAAAGGACCGTATTCAATTTACGACAAATCAAAGAAGAACCAAGCATGTAATCCCGCTGAGATTGCAGCGAACGAG GAACTCATCAGGTCTACTTATGGCCATATTCCTAGCTACCGGGCAAGGCAAGAGCATGCGAACAACGTTCAGGATGCCCGTTTACATTCCTCATCCATTGGACCTGTTTTAGAAGACATTCCTGAATCATCTCAAATAAATTTGTCCGAAGATATTTCTCAAACTTTTGATTATGATACCTTTGAATGGAACACAAGACTTGGAGGAAGATTGACCATGTAG
- the LOC110780488 gene encoding NAC domain-containing protein 13-like, producing the protein MYSVIVVDVTRSVVGVGHVVDRSVVGVGLVVDRSVVGVLVDLVFNKLAPGLRFHPTNEELLVWYLKRKIREQPLGCEAIADIDFYAYEPWELPHMSPIDYGKNAWFFFVQRGGVRNRLTPSGGQWKISGTAINVFNLGTMVGEIKSLSFKWRGEHTLWRMKEYHLTDNDLGEEQGSYVISKVYSKGPWIEHQFREEEWAAIFNPPQAAPNAQNVINQEIENTNNAGPAQDVELNYMDMEDQDFVNNVLASFMNYGCL; encoded by the exons ATGTATTCtgttattgttgttgatgtTACTCGATCTGTTGTTGGTGTTGGTCATGTTGTTGATCGATCTGTTGTTGGTGTTGGTCTTGTTGTTGATCGATCTGTTGTTGGTGTTCTTGTTGATCTTGTGTTCAAT AAGCTTGCACCTGGTTTGAGGTTCCACCCGACGAATGAGGAACTACTAGTGTGGTACCTAAAAAGAAAGATTAGAGAACAACCTTTAGGTTGCGAGGCAATTGCAGATATTGATTTCTACGCATACGAGCCATGGGAACTACCACATATGTCACCAATTGATTATGGGAAAAATGCATGGTTCTTTTTCGTACAAAGAGGAGGAGTGCGTAACAGATTGACGCCTAGTGGAGGCCAATGGAAAATCTCAGGTACGGCTATAAATGTGTTTAATTTGGGAACAATGGTAGGAGAAATCAAAAGTCTGTCGTTCAAATGGCGTGGAGAACATACGTTATGGAGGATGAAAGAGTACCACCTTACAGACAATGACCTAGGAGAAGAACAAGGAAGTTACGTCATATCCAAGGTTTACTCCAAAGGACCGTGGATCGAACATCAGTTTAGGGAGGAAGAGTGGGCAGCAATCTTTAACCCCCCACAAGCCGCACCGAACGCACAAAACGTAATCAACCAAGAAATTGAAAACACTAACAATGCAG GCCCTGCCCAAGATGTTGAGTTGAATTACATGGATATGGAAGATCAAGATTTTGTAAACAATGTGCTCGCCTCGTTCATGAACTACGGATGCTTGTGA
- the LOC110778843 gene encoding uncharacterized protein has translation MARGNGPQVTNLHHFRVDVFLSVIDLQLQELENRFSEVTKDLLVCMSCFNLSNQFASFDKEKLIQLAKFYPNDFPTAEIIVFDRALQNFIVTMRTDDRFWNLKTINELSMKLVETGKHKTHDRVYLLLKLVLTLPVATASVERVFSGMTQVKDKLRNSMGDQMLNDCLITYLEKDLFLNVNMDDIINRYQNMKSRTEQL, from the coding sequence ATGGCTAGAGGTAATGGCCCACAAGTGACAAATCTTCATCATTTCCGAGTTGATGTTTTTCTAAGTGTGATTGATCTTCAATTACAAGAACTTGAAAATCGGTTCTCTGAGGTAACTAAAGATTTACTTGTGTGTATGTCTTGCTTTAATCTCTCTAATCAATTTGCTTCTTTTGACAAAGAAAAATTGATTCAACTTGCTAAATTCTATCCCAATGATTTTCCGACTGCGGAAATAATTGTCTTTGATCGTGCACTTCAAAATTTCATTGTTACTATGAGAACAGATGATAGATTCTGGAATTTGAAGACTATTAATGAGCTTTCTATGAAACTTGTTGAGACGGGGAAGCATAAAACTCATGACCGGGTCTACTTGCTTTTGAAGTTGGTGTTGACTCTCCCTGTTGCAACGGCAAGTGTGGAAAGAGTATTTTCTGGGATGACGCAAGTGAAAGATAAATTGCGCAATAGCATGGGAGATCAAATGTTGAATGACTGTTTGATTACTTACCTAGAGAAAGATttgtttttgaatgttaatatGGATGATATAATAAATAGATATCAAAACATGAAAAGCCGTACAGAGCAATTGTAA